The Corvus cornix cornix isolate S_Up_H32 chromosome 6, ASM73873v5, whole genome shotgun sequence genome includes the window GACCTTTCTTCTCTTGGCAGGTTGCTGGCATGTCTGAACCTCCAATCTGTGTCAATGTAATGCAAGCTTGATGACCTGTTGTGgctaataaaatataaataattacttGTCTTATTGGAAATACGTAATGATCCAAAAAAGCTTAAGTGTggtacttctcttttttcctcctctgtcaaAAATAGTTGCTCATAGCAGAGATGGAGCATCTGATCTGTGTCATTACTATCTtaactctgctgctgttgtaaCGCATCCTAAAGTGTTTTGAGCACCTGGCAGTAACCTAGGAAGGACCTCAGCTGCACAGCCATAACACTGCACAGGGCCTAGAGCTGATCCAAGCATCTCCACACCTCCATGTCACAGCTTGCATGGTTTGCAGCCACCTGGTTGCTCCCACTTTTTGCATTCCAAGCTAGTAGCTTACATGGAAACCATTACTTATACTGCCTCAGTTGTCTGTATTTTGCACAGGACCTCTTTGGTTTTGATGGAAAACCTCCCAAATTAGACTGACCCAGTTATGGTATTTGAGCTTTTTCTGTCGGTGGCTTCTCttgcagagggaagaaggaaaatggcTCAGTCTGCTGCTGTTAAAGTCCCATAACACTGCACATTCATGAACAGTACCCCAAGTAGTCCTGTGCTTACTTTTCCTGCCTCTTGCTCAAGGAAGTGCTCTACCACAGTTAGGTGTGTGCAGCCTCCTCTTTGCCCAACACTAAAATCTGTCTACCACATTTGCCACAGTGTCTTTCTACAGCTCAATTAACACTTGGTACCTGCCTTAGATGTCACAGTAGTGCTGATGTGGGAATATGATGATACCACgcttctgccagcagcaggggtCAAACCATGCTAAAGCTTGCAAATACCCTTCCCAAActgagggctgcaggagctAGGAATGATTActggaagaaatggaaaaattaattgcagGGTCTTGATGCTctctctttatttcttaaagCCATTTTAGTGCATGCTGGGCCTCCTGAACAGATCTGGTCATCTTTCTCTCCTGATTGTTTGCATAGATGGCTTCACCTGTATTCAATTCCCCCACTGAAAAAATGGTGGCTGTAAGAGTGTAATAATGTCAGGAACTAGAACCTGTCACCTTTCCTTACAACAAGATGTACATGGAATGGCTCCTCATCAACTATTTCTGATTACTTTATTTCTCTTAGAGTTGTCACAGTTACAAACTGCTCTTGGTTCCATTGCAGCCATTAAGGGCAGTAAATGTCTTCTTGTAACATATAGACACAAATTACGTGGTTTTAGTATTTATTATATCAAAAGTATAAAACTGTACAAAGTACAAAGGCAGAACGTGGCAGTGTTTTCTTTAAGCTGTCAAAAACTACTTAAATCTAACTGGTCATATTGAGAGCTAGGAAATTTTGTTGAGGTACCAttacacaaaagaaaatcaaaacaatttttacccttttgtctttgaagaaaatgtctAGGTGACCTTCCTAGTGAATTTTCCACTTTACTTTTATGTATAATGCCTGTAGTATACTTTAAGAGTTAGAGCAAGACAAGAGATGAAAGAGGAGGTAGTTCTCCATTTACTTGACCTTAGAAATTACAagtcttgtttttattttcactagAGAGCCAGTAGATTGTTCAAGTGTCCAAGTCCTTACTGTGAAGTAATGAGGAACACAAACCTGCATAAATTTCTCTGCATAAATTTTTTAAGAGATTaagaacaaaaaccaacccaagCCCACACCCCACTGGACCTGGCCTTTGGTGGTGATGTTTTTGGTTCAAAAACACAGATGCTCTTCCCAGTGTTCTGCATGTTTTACtcttctttagaaataaaacacagctttatTGGTAGTCCAGGAGGACTCACTGGGTACAATGTTTTCGTGGAATTGTCACTCAAGAGACAAGCTGGCCTTTCAAAAGCAAACTGATCATGCACTTTTCCTTTCATGCTGCTATAATGTTTCAATTTCTTGGCTagttttactgggtttttttgttaaacgTTATGCAGAAAGGATACAggtttttaatattcttttacaTCTAATACAAAGTAAAGGGTTCAAGTCCACTTTTTTAATAGTGACTATTTCAGTTGTGCCTCAGttcccctttttattttctcatacaATAAAGtatgaaagtaaataaaattcacaTTGCACTTCTGGTTGCTTATCACACTGACAGCACTGGCTACCTTTGAAAACAGTAACAAGATCTGTGTTTCTGACACCTTAAAAAAGCACATAAATTTGAAATCTTTTCAGGACTTAGAACTTGGCTGCATAAAAATCATGCATGGAGCTCCGCGGCAGTTCCCCACAAGCATCGGGCTGTCGGGCCCGCTCCGTCAATGCCCTGGTTGTTGCTGTGATCTCACCACacctgctgcccagcccaggctgtAGTGAATCAAACTACattcttctttcctgaaaatGGACAGTTTGCTTGTGTTTGAGACTGATGAAACATTTGCTAACCATAaattaagtgctttaaaaaaatctgagaacACATGTCAAGGCTGTTAACTTTTCACAAGTTTCAGCAGAGCTCAGTACCACCTCTGGGAAGAGATGGCTCATTTCATATGTACATATATCAATGTTATCAAAAGCACCACAAACAGTTCCTTCTTTTACAGCCACGATGTCTTGTCAATCTCCAGCATTTTCAAACTGCAGATAAATATGAAAcagcagaactgagaaatgCTGCTTGCATTAATTACTTAGTTTCATTCTCCCTGCAACAGACTCGTGGGGTCCTTCTGTTCAAGATATTCCCCCTTGTCTCACATCCTGAGGTCACTACTGCAATGACTTGGCACAGTCAGTCTCAGCTTCCCGATCTACTGTGAGCTGTAGGCTCccgcagccagcagcaggttcCTGCGTGTGAAATGGAGATGAACAACCGGGGTTGATTTGGTCATGTATGTGCCCAGTAGCAAGTCCTGTGAGTTCTCAGGCAAGTTTATGTGTCCAGTGGCTGTAGTAAAGTCATCAGTTTCTAAATCTTCAAATGCCTTCACAGCATCCCACAGACGAACTGTGTTATCCATTGaacctaaaaagaaaaaaacccacagtttaaagtagtttattaataaaatggtacataaaaatgtttctgggGAGCAAgttaacagaaattaaagctcagaaagcaaaagacTATAGCAAGCCTCATAGCATACTGAATGCACACATAAAAGTTACCAGTCCTCGCTGCTTTTGCTAAGCAAGTGATTCTACTTTGTCTTTCTCAATTTAAGGAACTAATTATATCATTTCTCTTCAGAATTATGGAATACAATGGACACTTCAGTGTTCCTGGTGAATTTTACCTGATGCTAAAATCTCTCCATCTCTACTGAATCTGAGTGCATAGATAGTGTCAGTGTGCCCTTTCAATTCGCCAACCATCAAGCCATGTCCAATATCCCACAGCAGAACTCTTCCATCTGTTGCTCCAGTAGCCAGGAATCGCCCATTAGGAGAAAATGCCAATGAATGAATTGGTCCCTAAAACAGAcattggggggggggggggcaacAAAACAAAGTTAATTAAGTCTACTCATATTCAGTCAGTCAAGCTGTGTTCAAAGAACTGTTTAGAAtctcagcacagaaataaaatcactttcACACTGTGAGTGATCTGCCTTTACCTTATGTCCAGTGAATATTCTTACACAATTCCCATTCAAAACATCCCAGAGCCGTATAGTCCTGTCTGCTGAGCCCGTAGCAATATAGTTGGAGTTGGGATGAAATCGGGTACACGTCACATCTGCAAGATGGCCAGCAAAGATCCGTAATGGCTGGTAGTGATCTGTTGCCcacagactgaaaagaaaagctttattaaTAAAAGAACTGTAAAGGAGTTCAGTCTCTGTACCTGTTGGAGCAGCTCTAGAGGAAGTCACAAAAGTGCTCAGAGGGCTGAAGCACCTCTGCAATGAGGAGAGGATGACagagttcagcctggagaagagctggCTCTGCGGAGACCTTgttgtggcctttcagtacttaaagtACTTAAGTACTTCAAACTTAATTAGAAGAAAGATGGGGAGACACTTTTTATCAGGGCCTATTGCAACAGGACATGGGATAATGATTTTAAACTCAAGGAAGGTAGATTTAGTctagatataaggaagacattttttacaatgagggtcATGAAACCCCTTGGTgacccagagaggtggtagatgccccatccctgggtacattcaaggtcaggttggatggggctctgagcagcctgatctagttgaagatgtccctgctcattgcagggctgttggactagatggcctttaaaggtcccttccaacccaaactgctctatgattccatgatctgttgcacaacaagaaaaaaaacagtaattGTGGACTGATCTCTTATGGGTCAGTTTATTGAATTATCAGgatgtttttgtaaaaaatatacttttcagaatggagaaataaagaatattCTGTCAATTTCTTCAACAATTAGAGGAGAATACTTCTAATCAGAGGGTCACATAGGAGGACATCATCCCTTTAGTCATGAGATAATATGTGTgttgaaaaaatagaaaaactgcattaaaacatttgctcagtattttaattgacataaaataaaatttattttccataataGAGTAGGCAAGAGTATATCAGCTAATGACTTTCAGCGTTGATCCACCACAAACTGATCCAGACAAGTGAAAAACACATCCAGTTTCTTACCGAGCCACTCTGTCGTGTCCCCCTGACACAAAGTAATAACCATAAGGAGAGAACTGTGTATCCCAAACTGGATAATTATGTCCTTTATATCCCACCAAACACGTGAATGTTTGGAGACTCCACAATCTCACAGTGCCATCCTCAGAACAGGACAACAGATAGTTCCTGTCACAGAAGAAATTATAGCATATCACATATCAAACTCACACAGGGGCTGTATAAAACATTGCATAAACACTGTGAGATGTCCGTGACAGAACTGTCCCCTCAGCAGCACCTGTTTAGCATGTCACCCATAAATCAGCATTTCAGTGGGGTAAGCAACAGTGACCAATTCAAACAGAACCCAGTCCTAGGCCCTTATGcaaaaaaagagatgatttGACATCGATGATTAATTCTGATGGCACTTAATACTGAGgggaacaagggaaaaaaaaccacaccacaCAGGAGGTCTTTACTCAGGGATCCAGTTACATGAAAAAATGACTAGTAAACTGCTACActatgttatttaaaaaaaaaaaaatcttctaataCAATTCTGAACAAAATTTCATGATTCCCTGAAAAAGAATTCATATCATGCTCACGTTCTCAATTAATAATTATAGACTATATTTGTTCCACACAAAGTTTACTtctcagctgtgtttctgtggtggCTGTTTCCTGACTAGAaccaagcaaaagcaaaacctgaGACATCTAAACCTCTTTTCCACTGTCCAGACTCCCATCATTACATAAAGGTTTTAAATCTCTTATTTGAAAGGTACTGTTCCAtacattctgaaaataaagtctCAATAGAATATGAGAAACTTGAAGGGCAATGATGTGCTACTGAATCTTTAAGTTTTGCAACACTCTAAGTTAAATCAATGCTgcagtatttttcctctctatATCTCAGTTAGTTAAAACCCAAATTAAACTACAGTTTGCAAAGCTGTAGTTTTGCCATCTAAATCCTAAATCTCCAAAACAGTGCTGGTATCCTCAGCTACAGTTGATTTCAGTAATAGCTGAGAGATCAACATCCTGAGCTTTATGAGCATTTGCACAGTTTCTTACAGGCTGCATGAACAAGAATTGCTTTAACCAGGAAAAAGTTGCATTAAGAGTATGTTCTCATTCAGTAGCATGCAATTAAAACTGAAGACAAGCAAACTAGTTAGCTTGTAAATGTTTACCTATCAGGACTGAAGCTGGTGCCATAGACAGGTCCACTGTGACCATATAAAATCTTCAACTCACTtgctgttttttcatccatgaTCCTCTCCAAGACATCATCTGATTCTTTGTCAATGAGACTGAGGTCTGCAAGATTTCAAAGTTCATGTATCAGAATAACTGTCAGAAGTTCAAGATAAATGTCATCATGACATCATCTCAGTTAAATACCAAGATTAAGAAATGTTTGCACAGTATCCAGCTTCAaccagaacacatttttaaacaagcaGCAGAATTAAAGCATGCTGGTTTCCATGAATTTGTGTAGGTGTTGAGCTTCTCAGAGTTCCAACCTTCTCAGAGTTCCCTTCTATCATTTCTCCCATGGTACCTCTAGTGTCTCCCCTAGATCACCTAACCCCAACTGTCTATTACACCTTGTAGTTACCACCCCGTTAAGCAGCAAGATGGGTAGTTCCACACTAGTTATGACTAGCTCCAAGCTCTGTGCACTGACCACCTCACAGCAGGTGTATATGACCAGATTTCTCATTCCTTTAAAACTGTTTCTAATGGTAATATGTAAGATGTGATCATATATCTGTGCACATACTGTTTCTTCAAAGTGAAACATCTAACCACTGCAGCCAACTCTCCTGCCACAGGTATCTTTCCCTGTTCAGGCAGAACACAAATGTCACAAGTTATGCAGGCTCCTATTAGGTGTTACTGTCTTAATTACCTGCTGCTGTTTTTACACTACGTAGCTTTTTTGGAGTCACAGACCACACTCTGACAGTAGAGTCAGCAAAGCCTCCTACAATCATGCTGGAGTCATCTGTAATATCCACTGCAGTCAGACCCTACACACAGAATATCCAGTTATATTGTTTGCATCTCTAATgatatatttcaaatattacaaAATCCTAAGAGTATTAAAAAGGTAATTTGACTTAATTACAAAAATAGAGAGAATTATTCTAAGATAAACATAAACACACAGGAATTCTTGccccattaaaaataaagctttatgTGTGAAGCACAGTCAGTAGTGACAAAGAGTATTGCTTTCCAGTATTCCAGTGCAAAATATCCTACTATGTTCTGTAGGATACACTTAGGGTCccataaaaaaagcaaaagaaggaattatGGCAAAATTCAAGCAAAACCAAGGAACATGGAAATTTCATAGTTTAAGGAGTCTTTGAAGAGAATTTTGAACATTTTGGAACATAAACTTTGCAATGCTTAACCCAAATACTCCGATTACCCTGGCCAACACTGTtatgtcttttttctttaacaagaGTGATGCTCATAATTTTGATTCCCTTTCCCCTATTACCCAAACCCTTTTACCAACCTGGTAAGCATTAAGGAATGTGTAGAAACAGATGGAGGGCAAGCACTCTGGTCCAAGACGCACTCGCCTTGCTGCTTCCTTCATATTCATTACTTTATCCAGCTTGTCAGAGTCTTTCAGTTCAGGCAGAGGAATTCTACACAAGAACCACATGtttttacaaagcaaaagcaCCTTCCTTATTGTTAATCCAAACAAAGACAGTGAAACGGTCGCATGCAACCCCATACTTCAGtattcaaacacaaaacaagaattagaaaaaatgaaagactaAGACTGATGAGAAAGAGAGCCAGTAGCTTTCAGAATTTCAGACAGGTGGTGCAATAAGATAAATAATTGAGGGTGAACTGAAAAGATTAGTGGGTAACCAAGTAAAATTTCATCAAGGGAAATCTAGATTGACTTGAAGAGCAGTGACATGCTATGGGTTCCATGACCTCCCTTACAAGTCTTATGGCTACAGCTGTGTACAGCCAAAATAGCCGAAATGCTAAAACTACCATGTCAACAGCAATGCAGATTTGGCATGACAAGACTGGATTTTAAAGACTTCTCTACACATCATTTCCTTGGTACCTGTTTTGGGGAGGAGCATTAGGGTcctgttttttactttttgacCCTACGTTAtcttttttaggttttttcttctttggctttccttcctcattttctccttcttcatcttcatcatcCAAAGGCACATCAAACTCTGGTTCTTTAAGTAAGCCGAAAAAAACCTACAAGccaataaaaaaaccacacaagaCAAAACAGTAATTGCTGTTCTTactgaaaactaaattttttaATGGTAACTTTTCAATGGGATAGTCCAAGAAAGAGAGTTGCCCCCTTAAAGCTGCTCTGTTTAATATTACAGCATATATTACTGCTTTGCCCATTAAAAATGTAGTACATGTTCTTCTGGTTTACCCAGCCAACTGATCTGGGCAACTATAAGTTCTCCCACCATCTCTTAGCCCTTCCTTAAAGCTGAATCCCCACCCTACCTTATTTATTTGTATAGTACTGTGGTactacacacacacagctctccTAGTAACAACTGGTAGCAAGTCAAAATTACATCTGCTGCACAAAAGAAGCCAAATAGTCAGGTgtccattttaaaattccaaagTAATTAATGAGTTCGTTTAAGTTCAGTTCAGTGGGCTGAACACAAGGTCGTCTCTCAAAAGGGTTCAGCAGTTTTGTCCACCTGACAGCAATACATCTTGTTCTCTCTACTTCTGTCAACAACTGTTTGTACAGTTCTCTTCCTTTGTTCTGTTCATGCTGGTTTTTAAGACCTCAACTTACAATTGTCAGTCTATACTAAAGTATCTCCCTGAAAAACTAGGGAGATTTGTAAAAACTGCAACAATCTTTGTCTCCTACCTTTGCTTTATTAGCCTCTCGTTTTGCCTCCCCAGCCAAGCTTCCAACCATAGCATCTATCTGTTGTTTACTGCGAGGCATTCCATCAAAGATATCAATGTAAAGATGCTCCTGAACAATGTTCCAGATCTGattgttctgcttttcctgaagaTGCCTCTTCAAGAGTTGGTAAGAGTCACGGGAAATGCGCAGCACAAACTTGCTTGTTCGGAAATCCAGCATGGTCTCATTACCTTTCATATGTTCTTTTTTGGTTAAGCTCGACAATACACGCAGGTCATCCTGGTAATAGCACTCCTGATCCCCATGAAATCTATTGAAACAATTTAAGATACGATAAAAGGTTTAGTCACTCAACTTGTTATAAAATAGTTGTTGCAAGGGACATTTCAACTATTTATAGAAGCATTTTTGCTGACCCTTTGAAGGGAAACAAAGTTATCCTTTAGAATTGCAGTATTTCACAATTGGTCTGAAtccacaaaacaaattaaattctattttcttctcaagTGATAAACAAGTGAAACAAAGTAAGAGTACGGAAAATTATAGATTagccagaaattaatttctttaagctTATTTGAAGAATTTCAATGTATATGCTATGATATCAGCAAATACTTATAGCATTCATTACTTTGGCATCTCAGTGCAAGCTTCCAGTGCTAAAAAATGACCCCACAATCTTTCCCTAAAGATTCAGAATCTCTTCATTGATACTTTTGCAGCAAAGAGCCCATTGGCACACCATTAATATGGTTCAAAATCTGCCAGTGCACAGTTCAGTAGTTTGCACATCTTTCTAACAGGAGATTGGAAAAGAATTTAAGAACAGTTACTACAACCCATTGCAGTGTTACTTCAGATTTCAAATTTCTTCAACTTTAGAGAAGAAATATAATACATACctatatataagtatataaaTCTATGCTACGATAGCTCACAGATTTAGCCAAAGTAGCAAACACAAAATAAGGCAAAtgtacaaatgaaaattaattacctTTCAAAAAAAGACTTTGCCTCACTCTCATGTTGATTGTAGACCAATTCCAAGTACATGTGCACAAAGAGAGGATAAAAGAGCTGAGACAATTCCGCCCGATGACAGTCCAGGGAACACTCGATGAAGTGTTTCAATCCACTGTAGTACTCCTCGTACAGCGTCGGGTCCCCTTGCTGGTTGTAGGCCGACAACACCGCGCTCACATCCGGCTGATCCTCCACAACCACGGCGCCTCCGACTGCAAAAGCACCAGCCAACAACAAGAGCTGCTCAGACAGTCTGGAAGAGCCAGCAAACAAACAGTGGCCACAACCCCCTGGTCAGGTGAGTAAAACACATCCTGTGCGTGTTCAGCACCAAGTCTAAACAATACAGGTGAGAGTTGGTCCAGCAGCCAAttctcccagcacctccagcagcttTTTGGACTTTCCCTGCCAACAGCTGCTTGTAGGTAGGCACTTAGTGCCTAATTCAGACAGGATTTTAAGTGTAAAGGAAGAACCCAGTAACATCAAGAGAATTTTACTGATAGGGCTAGAAACTCTTAAACAAGGAGAAGAATGTAAGACACACCCACCataattattttgcttccaGTAAACAAGTAAGTTAAGTAGACTAAGTGAACAATTCACCAAGACCACCA containing:
- the TAF5 gene encoding LOW QUALITY PROTEIN: transcription initiation factor TFIID subunit 5 (The sequence of the model RefSeq protein was modified relative to this genomic sequence to represent the inferred CDS: inserted 1 base in 1 codon), whose protein sequence is MAALHEEPAEVVAAQPDPEAGTPPPPPALPPATAAAAAASAAAPATAAEGEAAGAGGDAAPPKPAAPGPSASPAALDRQTLVAVLQFLRRSNLRESEEILRREARLLGDDLGAAALSPASAGXPGGSGSDADSGEALLGRGTSAAAVAIGGSVATVATSSPGVAAVAAVPPGKVGGAVVVEDQPDVSAVLSAYNQQGDPTLYEEYYSGLKHFIECSLDCHRAELSQLFYPLFVHMYLELVYNQHESEAKSFFERFHGDQECYYQDDLRVLSSLTKKEHMKGNETMLDFRTSKFVLRISRDSYQLLKRHLQEKQNNQIWNIVQEHLYIDIFDGMPRSKQQIDAMVGSLAGEAKREANKAKVFFGLLKEPEFDVPLDDEDEEGENEEGKPKKKKPKKDNVGSKSKKQDPNAPPQNRIPLPELKDSDKLDKVMNMKEAARRVRLGPECLPSICFYTFLNAYQGLTAVDITDDSSMIVGGFADSTVRVWSVTPKKLRSVKTAADLSLIDKESDDVLERIMDEKTASELKILYGHSGPVYGTSFSPDRNYLLSCSEDGTVRLWSLQTFTCLVGYKGHNYPVWDTQFSPYGYYFVSGGHDRVARLWATDHYQPLRIFAGHLADVTCTRFHPNSNYIATGSADRTIRLWDVLNGNCVRIFTGHKGPIHSLAFSPNGRFLATGATDGRVLLWDIGHGLMVGELKGHTDTIYALRFSRDGEILASGSMDNTVRLWDAVKAFEDLETDDFTTATGHINLPENSQDLLLGTYMTKSTPVVHLHFTRRNLLLAAGAYSSQ